Proteins from one Ipomoea triloba cultivar NCNSP0323 chromosome 1, ASM357664v1 genomic window:
- the LOC116029860 gene encoding pleiotropic drug resistance protein 1-like isoform X1, whose amino-acid sequence MEGGEALRVSSARLSSSNVWRSSGVEVFSRSSREAAEDDEEALKWAAIEKLPTYLRIRRGILAGEEEGGPKEIDVEKLGVAEKRSLLERLVRIAEEDNERFLLKLKHRTDRVGIDLPTIEVRFEHLNVDAEAYVGSRALPTIFNFTANILEAFMNYLRILPNRKKPLPILHDVSGIIKPARMTLLLGPPSSGKTTLLLALAGKLDSDLKVSGRVTYNGHEMTEFVPRRTSAYINQHDLHIGEMTVRETLAFSARCQGVGHRYEMLAELSRREKELNIKPDPDIDVYMKAISIEGQEASVVTDYILKILGLEVCADILVGDEMIRGISGGQRKRLTTGEMLVGPARALFMDEISTGLDSSTTFQIVNSIRQSIHILQGTAVISLLQPAPETYELFDDIILLSDGQVVYQGPRDNVLEFFEHMGFKCPERKGVADFLQEVTSRKDQEQYWMRREEAYKFITVREFSEAFQSFHVGKKLGDELAVPFDKSKSHPAALTNKKYGVNKKELLKACASREFLLMKRNSFVYIFKMIQLILMAFVAMTVFLRTEMPKNSIADGTVFMGALFFAVIMTMFNGFSELALSILKLPAFYKQRDLLFFPPWAYALPTWILKIPVTLVEVAIWVCMTYYAIGFDPDAGRFFKQLFLLICVNQMASALFRLTAAAGRSVIVANTFGSCALILVLVLGGFILSRDEVKKWWIWGYWISPLMYAQNAISVNEYLGKSWRHVPSGSSETLGVTVLRSRGIFPEAHWYWIGVGALVGYVFLLNFLFCLALTYLNPFGKPQAMLSEETLAERNACKSGEPIELELKGGSTSEKGNVVRRSVSSRSLSSRVGSVKEADPNRKRGMVLPFEPLCITFDEIKYAVDMPMEMKAQGLTEDKLVLLKGINGAFRPGVLTALMGISGAGKTTLMDVLAGRKTGGYIEGSITISGYPKKQETFARIAGYCEQTDIHSPHVTVYESLVYSAWLRLPPEIDTATREMFIEEVMDLVELTSLREALVGLPGVNGLSTEQRKRLTIAVELVANPSIIFMDEPTSGLDARAAAIVMRTVRNTVDTGRTVVCTIHQPSIDIFDAFDELLLLKRGGEEIYVGPLGRHCSQLIRYFETINGVQRIREGYNPATWMLEITSEAQEGGLGIDFAQVYRNSELYRRNKALIQELSKPALGSKDLYFPTKYSQSFFTQCMACLWKQHWSYWRNPPYTAVRLMFTTFNALLFGTIFWGIGPKRKTQQDLFNAMGCMYAAVVFLGVQNATSVQPVVAIERTVFYRERAAGMYSALPYAFGQVVIELPHLFVQTLIYGVIVYAMIGFEWTAAKFLWFIFFMYFTLLYFTLYGMMTVAVTPNHNIAAIISSAFYGFWNLFSGFIIPKTRIPVWWRWYYYICPVSWTLYGLIASQFGDVKEKLDTNETVKDFVKSFFDFDHDFVGYVATIIVGICVMFGFIFAFSIKAFNFQTR is encoded by the exons ATGGAGGGAGGCGAGGCCTTGAGAGTGAGTAGCGCGCGCTTGAGCAGTTCGAACGTGTGGAGGAGCAGCGGCGTGGAGGTGTTCTCCAGGTCGTCGCGAGAAGCGGCAGAGGACGACGAAGAAGCCTTGAAATGGGCGGCCATAGAGAAGCTCCCCACGTACCTTCGCATAAGGCGAGGGATTCTGGCGGGGGAGGAAGAAGGAGGCCCCAAGGAAATCGACGTAGAGAAGCTGGGCGTGGCGGAGAAGAGGAGCCTCCTGGAGCGGCTCGTCAGGATCGCCGAGGAAGACAACGAGCGGTTCTTGCTCAAGCTCAAGCACCGCACCGACAG GGTGGGTATTGATCTTCCCACCATTGAAGTTCGGTTTGAGCATTTGAATGTTGATGCAGAAGCTTATGTCGGCAGCAGAGCACTTCCCACCATATTCAACTTCACAGCAAACATTTTAGAG GCTTTCATGAATTATTTACGTATTCTTCCAAATCGAAAGAAGCCATTGCCAATCCTGCATGACGTCAGTGGAATCATCAAGCCTGCAag GATGACACTGCTGTTAGGTCCACCTAGTTCGGGTAAAACAACTTTGTTGCTAGCATTAGCAGGAAAACTGGATTCAGATCTAAAG GTTAGTGGGAGAGTGACATACAATGGCCACGAAATGACTGAGTTTGTACCGCGAAGAACATCTGCATATATTAATCAACATGATCTTCACATAGGAGAAATGACAGTGAGGGAAACTTTAGCTTTTTCTGCTAGATGCCAAGGAGTTGGGCATCGTTATG AAATGCTGGCAGAGCTTTCCAGGAGAGAAAAGGAGCTAAACATTAAACCAGATCCTGATATTGATGTTTACATGAAG GCAATATCAATTGAAGGACAAGAAGCAAGTGTAGTCACAGATTATATTCTCAAG ATTTTGGGGCTTGAAGTCTGTGCTGATATTTTGGTTGGAGATGAAATGATTAGAGGGATTTCTGGGGGTCAGAGAAAAAGGTTAACAACAG GGGAGATGCTGGTTGGACCTGCAAGAGCACTATTCATGGATGAGATATCAACTGGCTTAGACAGTTCCACCACTTTCCAGATTGTAAATTCAATAAGGCAATCCATCCACATTCTCCAGGGAACAGCTGTAATCTCACTCCTGCAGCCTGCACCCGAGACTTATGAGTTATTCGATGACATAATTCTTCTGTCTGACGGGCAAGTTGTGTACCAAGGACCTCGAGATAACGTGCTAGAATTCTTCGAACACATGGGCTTCAAATGCCCCGAGAGAAAAGGAGTAGCAGACTTCTTGCAAGAA GTGACGTCGAGGAAAGATCAAGAGCAGTACTGGATGCGTAGAGAGGAAGCATACAAGTTCATCACTGTCCGGGAATTCTCTGAAGCATTTCAGTCATTTCACGTTGGAAAGAAACTAGGCGACGAGCTAGCTGTTCCTTTCGACAAATCCAAGAGCCACCCTGCAGCTCTTACTAACAAGAAGTATGGTGTTAACAAGAAGGAGCTCTTGaaagcctgtgcatctagagaaTTCCTGCTTATGAAGAGGAACTCTTTTGTCTACATATTCAAGATGATTCAA CTAATCCTAATGGCGTTCGTGGCAATGACAGTGTTTCTACGAACCGAGATGCCAAAGAATTCGATAGCAGATGGTACTGTTTTCATGGGAGCTTTGTTTTTTGCAGTGATTATGACAATGTTCAATGGGTTCTCAGAGCTTGCCCTTAGTATCTTGAAACTTCCCGCTTTTTACAAGCAACGCGACCTGCTTTTCTTTCCACCATGGGCGTATGCTTTGCCTACTTGGATCCTTAAAATCCCTGTCACACTTGTAGAAGTTGCTATATGGGTCTGTATGACATATTATGCCATTGGATTTGACCCAGACGCTGGAAG GTTTTTCAAGCAGTTGTTCCTCCTTATATGTGTTAACCAGATGGCTTCAGCGTTGTTTCGCTTAACAGCAGCAGCTGGAAGAAGTGTAATAGTTGCAAACACATTTGGTTCATGTGCATTGATTTTGGTTCTAGTGCTTGGTGGATTCATTTTGTCCCGAG ATGAGGTGAAGAAGTGGTGGATATGGGGATACTGGATCTCACCTCTCATGTATGCACAAAATGCTATATCGGTGAACGAATATCTTGGGAAGAGTTGGAGACAT GTTCCTTCTGGCTCCTCAGAGACACTAGGAGTAACAGTCTTGAGATCTCGTGGCATTTTTCCTGAAGCGCACTGGTATTGGATTGGAGTAGGAGCTCTTGTAGGTTATGTGTTTCTACTCAATTTCCTATTCTGCTTGGCCCTCACTTATCTCAACC CTTTTGGGAAACCTCAAGCAATGTTATCAGAAGAGACATTGGCAGAGAGGAATGCTTGCAAAAGTGGGGAGCCTATTGAATTAGAGCTAAAAGGAGGAAGCACTTCTG AAAAAGGAAATGTTGTCAGGAGAAGTGTATCTTCCAGGTCATTGTCATCAAGAGTTGGGAGTGTCAAGGAGGCTGATCCAAACAGGAAAAGAGGAATGGTTCTTCCTTTTGAACCACTTTGTATAACTTTTGATGAAATCAAATATGCAGTAGATATGCCCATG GAAATGAAAGCTCAAGGTCTTACTGAAGATAAGCTGGTACTTCTGAAAGGGATAAATGGTGCTTTCAGACCAGGAGTTCTGACTGCTCTAATGGGCATAAGTGGGGCTGGGAAAACCACATTGATGGATGTCTTGGCCGGTAGGAAAACCGGTGGATATATAGAAGGAAGCATCACGATATCGGGATATCCAAAGAAGCAAGAAACATTTGCTCGAATAGCAGGCTATTGCGAGCAAACGGATATCCATTCACCTCATGTAACTGTATATGAATCTTTGGTCTATTCTGCCTGGCTTCGTTTACCTCCCGAAATCGACACTGCAACCCGAGAG ATGTTCATTGAAGAGGTAATGGACCTTGTGGAGCTCACCTCATTGAGAGAAGCACTAGTTGGACTGCCTGGAGTTAATGGTCTCTCGACTGAGCAGCGAAAGCGGCTCACAATTGCTGTCGAGCTTGTGGCTAACCCATCGATAATATTTATGGACGAGCCAACCTCGGGGCTAGATGCTAGAGCTGCTGCAATAGTGATGAGAACAGTGAGGAACACAGTGGATACAGGTAGAACTGTGGTATGCACCATCCATCAGCCCAGCATCGACATATTCGATGCTTTTGATGAG CTGCTGCTCCTGAAACGAGGCGGGGAAGAGATCTATGTAGGCCCGTTAGGCCGCCATTGTTCTCAACTCATTAGGTATTTCGAG ACAATCAATGGAGTCCAGAGGATTAGAGAAGGCTATAACCCTGCAACTTGGATGTTGGAGATCACTTCTGAAGCACAAGAAGGAGGTCTTGGCATTGATTTTGCACAAGTTTATAGGAACTCAGAACTCTACAG GAGAAATAAAGCATTAATACAAGAACTAAGTAAACCTGCCCTGGGTTCAAAAGACCTATACTTTCCCACCAAGTATTCTCAGTCATTCTTTACCCAGTGCATGGCTTGCCTCTGGAAACAGCATTGGTCATACTGGAGAAATCCTCCATATACAGCAGTCAGACTTATGTTCACAACATTCAATGCTCTATTGTTTGGAACAATATTTTGGGGTATTGGCCCAAAAAG GAAAACACAACAAGATCTATTTAACGCGATGGGTTGTATGTATGCTGCGGTTGTGTTTTTAGGTGTGCAAAATGCTACTTCAGTGCAGCCAGTAGTGGCCATCGAGAGGACAGTGTTCTATAGGGAAAGAGCAGCTGGGATGTACTCAGCTCTACCATATGCTTTTGGGCAG GTTGTGATCGAGCTCCCACATCTATTTGTTCAAACACTCATCTATGGTGTAATAGTGTATGCCATGATTGGGTTCGAGTGGACAGCGGCCAAGTTCTTGTGGTTTATATTCTTCATGTACTTCACTTTGCTATACTTCACACTGTATGGGATGATGACAGTTGCAGTTACTCCTAACCACAACATTGCTGCCATAATTTCGTCTGCATTCTATGGCTTCTGGAATCTCTTCTCCGGATTCATCATTCCAAAAACA AGAATACCGGTGTGGTGGAGATGGTACTACTACATCTGCCCTGTATCCTGGACACTGTATGGACTGATTGCTTCACAGTTCGGAGATGTTAAGGAAAAGCTTGACACAAACGAAACTGTGAAGGACTTCGTGAAAAGCTTCTTCGATTTTGACCATGATTTTGTTGGATATGTTGCCACCATTATTGTTGGAATCTGTGTCATGTTTGGCTTCATTTTCGCCTTCTCAATCAAGGCGTTCAATTTCCAGACACGGTAG
- the LOC116029860 gene encoding pleiotropic drug resistance protein 1-like isoform X2 produces the protein MVEMLAELSRREKELNIKPDPDIDVYMKAISIEGQEASVVTDYILKILGLEVCADILVGDEMIRGISGGQRKRLTTGEMLVGPARALFMDEISTGLDSSTTFQIVNSIRQSIHILQGTAVISLLQPAPETYELFDDIILLSDGQVVYQGPRDNVLEFFEHMGFKCPERKGVADFLQEVTSRKDQEQYWMRREEAYKFITVREFSEAFQSFHVGKKLGDELAVPFDKSKSHPAALTNKKYGVNKKELLKACASREFLLMKRNSFVYIFKMIQLILMAFVAMTVFLRTEMPKNSIADGTVFMGALFFAVIMTMFNGFSELALSILKLPAFYKQRDLLFFPPWAYALPTWILKIPVTLVEVAIWVCMTYYAIGFDPDAGRFFKQLFLLICVNQMASALFRLTAAAGRSVIVANTFGSCALILVLVLGGFILSRDEVKKWWIWGYWISPLMYAQNAISVNEYLGKSWRHVPSGSSETLGVTVLRSRGIFPEAHWYWIGVGALVGYVFLLNFLFCLALTYLNPFGKPQAMLSEETLAERNACKSGEPIELELKGGSTSEKGNVVRRSVSSRSLSSRVGSVKEADPNRKRGMVLPFEPLCITFDEIKYAVDMPMEMKAQGLTEDKLVLLKGINGAFRPGVLTALMGISGAGKTTLMDVLAGRKTGGYIEGSITISGYPKKQETFARIAGYCEQTDIHSPHVTVYESLVYSAWLRLPPEIDTATREMFIEEVMDLVELTSLREALVGLPGVNGLSTEQRKRLTIAVELVANPSIIFMDEPTSGLDARAAAIVMRTVRNTVDTGRTVVCTIHQPSIDIFDAFDELLLLKRGGEEIYVGPLGRHCSQLIRYFETINGVQRIREGYNPATWMLEITSEAQEGGLGIDFAQVYRNSELYRRNKALIQELSKPALGSKDLYFPTKYSQSFFTQCMACLWKQHWSYWRNPPYTAVRLMFTTFNALLFGTIFWGIGPKRKTQQDLFNAMGCMYAAVVFLGVQNATSVQPVVAIERTVFYRERAAGMYSALPYAFGQVVIELPHLFVQTLIYGVIVYAMIGFEWTAAKFLWFIFFMYFTLLYFTLYGMMTVAVTPNHNIAAIISSAFYGFWNLFSGFIIPKTRIPVWWRWYYYICPVSWTLYGLIASQFGDVKEKLDTNETVKDFVKSFFDFDHDFVGYVATIIVGICVMFGFIFAFSIKAFNFQTR, from the exons ATGGTCG AAATGCTGGCAGAGCTTTCCAGGAGAGAAAAGGAGCTAAACATTAAACCAGATCCTGATATTGATGTTTACATGAAG GCAATATCAATTGAAGGACAAGAAGCAAGTGTAGTCACAGATTATATTCTCAAG ATTTTGGGGCTTGAAGTCTGTGCTGATATTTTGGTTGGAGATGAAATGATTAGAGGGATTTCTGGGGGTCAGAGAAAAAGGTTAACAACAG GGGAGATGCTGGTTGGACCTGCAAGAGCACTATTCATGGATGAGATATCAACTGGCTTAGACAGTTCCACCACTTTCCAGATTGTAAATTCAATAAGGCAATCCATCCACATTCTCCAGGGAACAGCTGTAATCTCACTCCTGCAGCCTGCACCCGAGACTTATGAGTTATTCGATGACATAATTCTTCTGTCTGACGGGCAAGTTGTGTACCAAGGACCTCGAGATAACGTGCTAGAATTCTTCGAACACATGGGCTTCAAATGCCCCGAGAGAAAAGGAGTAGCAGACTTCTTGCAAGAA GTGACGTCGAGGAAAGATCAAGAGCAGTACTGGATGCGTAGAGAGGAAGCATACAAGTTCATCACTGTCCGGGAATTCTCTGAAGCATTTCAGTCATTTCACGTTGGAAAGAAACTAGGCGACGAGCTAGCTGTTCCTTTCGACAAATCCAAGAGCCACCCTGCAGCTCTTACTAACAAGAAGTATGGTGTTAACAAGAAGGAGCTCTTGaaagcctgtgcatctagagaaTTCCTGCTTATGAAGAGGAACTCTTTTGTCTACATATTCAAGATGATTCAA CTAATCCTAATGGCGTTCGTGGCAATGACAGTGTTTCTACGAACCGAGATGCCAAAGAATTCGATAGCAGATGGTACTGTTTTCATGGGAGCTTTGTTTTTTGCAGTGATTATGACAATGTTCAATGGGTTCTCAGAGCTTGCCCTTAGTATCTTGAAACTTCCCGCTTTTTACAAGCAACGCGACCTGCTTTTCTTTCCACCATGGGCGTATGCTTTGCCTACTTGGATCCTTAAAATCCCTGTCACACTTGTAGAAGTTGCTATATGGGTCTGTATGACATATTATGCCATTGGATTTGACCCAGACGCTGGAAG GTTTTTCAAGCAGTTGTTCCTCCTTATATGTGTTAACCAGATGGCTTCAGCGTTGTTTCGCTTAACAGCAGCAGCTGGAAGAAGTGTAATAGTTGCAAACACATTTGGTTCATGTGCATTGATTTTGGTTCTAGTGCTTGGTGGATTCATTTTGTCCCGAG ATGAGGTGAAGAAGTGGTGGATATGGGGATACTGGATCTCACCTCTCATGTATGCACAAAATGCTATATCGGTGAACGAATATCTTGGGAAGAGTTGGAGACAT GTTCCTTCTGGCTCCTCAGAGACACTAGGAGTAACAGTCTTGAGATCTCGTGGCATTTTTCCTGAAGCGCACTGGTATTGGATTGGAGTAGGAGCTCTTGTAGGTTATGTGTTTCTACTCAATTTCCTATTCTGCTTGGCCCTCACTTATCTCAACC CTTTTGGGAAACCTCAAGCAATGTTATCAGAAGAGACATTGGCAGAGAGGAATGCTTGCAAAAGTGGGGAGCCTATTGAATTAGAGCTAAAAGGAGGAAGCACTTCTG AAAAAGGAAATGTTGTCAGGAGAAGTGTATCTTCCAGGTCATTGTCATCAAGAGTTGGGAGTGTCAAGGAGGCTGATCCAAACAGGAAAAGAGGAATGGTTCTTCCTTTTGAACCACTTTGTATAACTTTTGATGAAATCAAATATGCAGTAGATATGCCCATG GAAATGAAAGCTCAAGGTCTTACTGAAGATAAGCTGGTACTTCTGAAAGGGATAAATGGTGCTTTCAGACCAGGAGTTCTGACTGCTCTAATGGGCATAAGTGGGGCTGGGAAAACCACATTGATGGATGTCTTGGCCGGTAGGAAAACCGGTGGATATATAGAAGGAAGCATCACGATATCGGGATATCCAAAGAAGCAAGAAACATTTGCTCGAATAGCAGGCTATTGCGAGCAAACGGATATCCATTCACCTCATGTAACTGTATATGAATCTTTGGTCTATTCTGCCTGGCTTCGTTTACCTCCCGAAATCGACACTGCAACCCGAGAG ATGTTCATTGAAGAGGTAATGGACCTTGTGGAGCTCACCTCATTGAGAGAAGCACTAGTTGGACTGCCTGGAGTTAATGGTCTCTCGACTGAGCAGCGAAAGCGGCTCACAATTGCTGTCGAGCTTGTGGCTAACCCATCGATAATATTTATGGACGAGCCAACCTCGGGGCTAGATGCTAGAGCTGCTGCAATAGTGATGAGAACAGTGAGGAACACAGTGGATACAGGTAGAACTGTGGTATGCACCATCCATCAGCCCAGCATCGACATATTCGATGCTTTTGATGAG CTGCTGCTCCTGAAACGAGGCGGGGAAGAGATCTATGTAGGCCCGTTAGGCCGCCATTGTTCTCAACTCATTAGGTATTTCGAG ACAATCAATGGAGTCCAGAGGATTAGAGAAGGCTATAACCCTGCAACTTGGATGTTGGAGATCACTTCTGAAGCACAAGAAGGAGGTCTTGGCATTGATTTTGCACAAGTTTATAGGAACTCAGAACTCTACAG GAGAAATAAAGCATTAATACAAGAACTAAGTAAACCTGCCCTGGGTTCAAAAGACCTATACTTTCCCACCAAGTATTCTCAGTCATTCTTTACCCAGTGCATGGCTTGCCTCTGGAAACAGCATTGGTCATACTGGAGAAATCCTCCATATACAGCAGTCAGACTTATGTTCACAACATTCAATGCTCTATTGTTTGGAACAATATTTTGGGGTATTGGCCCAAAAAG GAAAACACAACAAGATCTATTTAACGCGATGGGTTGTATGTATGCTGCGGTTGTGTTTTTAGGTGTGCAAAATGCTACTTCAGTGCAGCCAGTAGTGGCCATCGAGAGGACAGTGTTCTATAGGGAAAGAGCAGCTGGGATGTACTCAGCTCTACCATATGCTTTTGGGCAG GTTGTGATCGAGCTCCCACATCTATTTGTTCAAACACTCATCTATGGTGTAATAGTGTATGCCATGATTGGGTTCGAGTGGACAGCGGCCAAGTTCTTGTGGTTTATATTCTTCATGTACTTCACTTTGCTATACTTCACACTGTATGGGATGATGACAGTTGCAGTTACTCCTAACCACAACATTGCTGCCATAATTTCGTCTGCATTCTATGGCTTCTGGAATCTCTTCTCCGGATTCATCATTCCAAAAACA AGAATACCGGTGTGGTGGAGATGGTACTACTACATCTGCCCTGTATCCTGGACACTGTATGGACTGATTGCTTCACAGTTCGGAGATGTTAAGGAAAAGCTTGACACAAACGAAACTGTGAAGGACTTCGTGAAAAGCTTCTTCGATTTTGACCATGATTTTGTTGGATATGTTGCCACCATTATTGTTGGAATCTGTGTCATGTTTGGCTTCATTTTCGCCTTCTCAATCAAGGCGTTCAATTTCCAGACACGGTAG